In a genomic window of Ipomoea triloba cultivar NCNSP0323 chromosome 3, ASM357664v1:
- the LOC116013070 gene encoding cyclic nucleotide-gated ion channel 1-like — MNVQLLESFFVDEVKAALFDMAPEKALGRDVLIPKKKVLEKVSDLRPIALCNVAYKSSPHFSALSISALSKTKSYLPAFHGSGRPAALLLWFKDWNSDRSSEGQYPSRSGSRYGRLNSVSDMFHRTLESGYERIKSLKDSLKSYSLNHAHTKDMESTKKILDPQGSFLQRWNKIFVLSCVVAISLDPLFFYIPVVDNDKKCLGLDRKLEITASVLRSFTDIFYILHIVLQFRTGFIAPSSRVFGRGVLVEDTWEIAKRYLSSYFLIDILAVLPLPQVVILIIIPKMRGAQSLNTKNWLKFVVFFQYIPRMLRVYPLYKEVTRTSGILTETAWAGAAFNLFLYMLASHVLGAFWYLFSIERETTCWQRACGNSSPCHHASLYTGDDHTTFKTLLNESCPIDTPNTTRFDFGIFLDALQSGVVESRDFPQKFFYCFWWGLQNLSSLGQNLKTSTFVWEICFAVFISISGLVLFSFLIGNMHTYLQSTTIRLEEMRVKRRDAEQWMSHRLLLEDLRERIRRYEQYRWQETRGVDEENLIHNLPIKTSEET; from the exons ATGAATGTACAGTTGTTGGAGTCTTTTTTCGTTGACGAGGTCAAAGCAGCTCTCTTTGATATGGCTCCTGAGAAAGCTCTTGGTCGTGATG TTTTGATTCCAAAAAAGAAAGTACTTGAGAAAGTATCTGATTTGAGGCCGATTGCCTTATGCAACGTGGCCTATAAG TCTTCACCACACTTCTCCGCCCTTTCTATCTCTGCGCTTTCAAAGACGAAGTCATATCTACCTGCTTTTCACGGGAGTGGAAGACCTGCTGCACTTCTGCTCTG GTTTAAGGATTGGAATTCAGACAGAAGTTCTGAGGGACAATATCCATCTAGAAGTGGAAGTCGCTATGGAAGATTGAACTCAGTTTCAGATATGTTCCACAGAACTTTGGAAAGTGGTTATGAGAGAATCAAAAGCCTGAAAGATTCTCTTAAATCTTATTCACTAAACCATGCTCATACCAAAGACATGGAATCTACAAAGAAGATTCTTGATCCACAAGGGTCATTCCTTCAGAgatggaataaaatatttgtactATCTTGTGTAGTTGCCATCTCTTTGGATCCTTTGTTTTTCTACATTCCAGTGGTTGACAATGACAAAAAATGCCTTGGATTGGACAGAAAATTGGAGATCACTGCTAGTGTTTTGCGTTCCTTTACTGATATCTTTTACATCCTTCATATTGTCTTACAATTCCGGACGGGGTTCATTGCCCCTTCTTCACGCGTATTTGGAAGAGGTGTTTTAGTAGAAGATACTTGGGAAATTGCAAAAAGATATTTGTCCTCTTATTTCCTAATTGACATTCTTGCAGTTCTTCCCTTGCCCCAG GTTGTGATTTTGATTATAATTCCTAAAATGCGAGGCGCACAATCTTTAAATACAAAGAATTGGCTGAAATTTGTTGTGTTCTTCCAATATATTCCAAGGATGCTTCGAGTTTATCCACTATATAAAGAAGTCACCAGAACATCTGGCATACTTACTGAAACAGCATGGGCTGGGGCTGCCTTCAATCTTTTTCTTTACATGCTTGCTAGTCAT GTACTTGGAGCCTTTTGGTATCTGTTTTCTATAGAACGAGAAACTACATGTTGGCAGAGAGCTTGTGGGAATTCATCTCCCTGTCATCATGCCTCATTGTATACTGGTGATGATCACACGACTTTTAAAACACTTCTAAATGAGTCTTGCCCTATAGACACGCCAAACACAACAAGATTTGATTTTGGCATATTCCTTGATGCTCTTCAGTCTGGTGTTGTAGAATCAAGAGACTTCCCTCAGAAGTTCTTTTATTGCTTCTGGTGGGGCCTGCAAAACCTGAG TTCACTTGGTCAGAACCTCAAGACGAGCACCTTTGTTTGGGAAATTTGCTTTGCTGTTTTCATATCCATCTCTGGGTTGGTGCTATTTTCATTTCTCATTGGAAATATGCAC ACATATCTGCAGTCCACGACAATAAGATTGGAGGAGATGAGAGTCAAAAGACGAGATGCAGAGCAGTGGATGTCCCATCGTTTGCTCCTGGAGGACCTTAGAGAGCGGATAAGGCGGTATGAACAATACAGATGGCAGGAAACTAGGGGTGTGGATGAAGAAAATTTGATTCATAACCTTCCTATAAAGACATCAGAAGAGACATAA
- the LOC116012338 gene encoding cyclic nucleotide-gated ion channel 1-like has protein sequence MRVPMFEKMDEQPLDAMCDRLKPVLYTEHSYIVREGDPVDEMLLITRGKLFSVTTNGERTGFFNSDYLKAGDFCGEELLTWALDPNSSSNLPISTRTVEALAEVEAFALMADDLKLVASQFRLLHSKQLRHTFRFYSQQWRTWAACFLQAAWQRYRRKKLEKSLREEENRLQDALAKGSSSSNSLSLGATIYASRFAANAPRLLRRNGTKKAARMPERISPIDKPPRYP, from the exons ATGAGA GTGCCAATGTTTGAGAAAATGGATGAACAACCTTTGGATGCGATGTGTGACCGTCTGAAGCCAGTACTTTACACGGAGCACAGCTACATTGTTCGGGAAGGTGACCCTGTCGATGAGATGCTGTTAATAACGCGGGGGAAGCTATTCTCCGTAACCACGAATGGAGAAAGGACCGGTTTCTTCAACTCAGATTATCTAAAAGCCGGGGACTTTTGTGGAGAAGAGCTCCTCACATGGGCTCTGGACCCCAATTCATCATCTAACCTCCCAATTTCAACCAGAACAGTGGAAGCTCTTGCAGAAGTGGAAGCATTCGCTTTAATGGCGGACGATCTGAAGTTAGTGGCGTCTCAGTTCAGGTTGCTCCACAGCAAGCAGCTGCGGCACACGTTCAGGTTTTACTCTCAGCAGTGGCGGACATGGGCGGCCTGCTTCTTACAGGCGGCGTGGCAGCGCTACAGAAGGAAAAAGCTGGAAAAGTCGCTAAGGGAGGAAGAGAATCGGCTGCAAGATGCATTGGCAAAGGGTAGCAGCAGCAGCAATTCGCTGAGCTTGGGGGCTACCATCTATGCGTCGCGATTCGCTGCCAATGCTCCTCGCTTATTGCGCCGCAATGGGACCAAGAAAGCTGCGAGGATGCCTGAGAGAATATCGCCAAttgataagcctccaagatacccataa